From a single Nostoc edaphicum CCNP1411 genomic region:
- a CDS encoding type I polyketide synthase — MDKIDDSIKGIAIIGLVGRFPGAKSVSEFWDNLCNGKESIAFFSDEELEVSGIDSAWLRDPNYVKAAARLSDIEMFDAPFFDLSPREAEIMDPQHRILLECAWEALENAGYDPRADKELTGFYVGSNLSMYMLNIVSSNPDLVKSMGSSILFSNGQDYAATRVSYKLNLKGPSLNISTACSTSLVAVHSACQGLLNYECDLALAGGISIQSLENKGYFYQEGGITSPDGHCRPFDAKAQGTIFGDGVGIVVLKRLEDALADGNSIHAVIKGSAINNDGAAKVGYTAPSVDGQAKVIAEAQAIAGVTPETISYIETHGTGTALGDPIEISALKEAFETSTNQKGFCAIASVKANVGHLNIAAGVTGLIKTVMALKHKLIPPSLHFEQPNPKIDFADSPFYVNDTLSEWKTNGIPRRAGVSSFGVGGTNAHVILEEAPTLQPSGKSRPWQLLVLSAKTTTALETTTANLVEHLKQHSDITLADVVHTLQVGRRAFDHRLMVVCQDLDDALKALTTLDPQRVFTHYQKPCNRPVVFMFSGQGTQYVNMARELYEVEPTFREQVDICSEILKPHLGLDLRHVLYPSEDKIEKASQQLQQTAITQPALFVIEYALAKLWMEWGVHPEAMIGHSIGEYVAAAIAGVFSLEDALAIVATRGQLMQQLPTGSMLAIPLPQKDVQSILDVNAFYTRSLQIAAINSPSSCVVSGTVEAIATLQNQLSSQGIECRLLHTSHAFHSVMMQPMLEAFVQAIKKIKLQPPEIPFISNVTGSWITDEQATNPNYWSQHLRQTVRFSDGISQLLQQFEGVFLEVGPGRTLSTFATQHLKSDAKQQVLTSLRHAKEEQSDVGFLLQTLGRVWLAGVEIDWSGFYTHELRHRLPLPTYPFERQRYWIETKSPSLSTSSNSVNLDKKQDIANWFYIPSWKRSLLPPSRPELENEQWLLFVDECGVGSQLVNKLEQNGKDVIVVKLGQHFSKLSERIYAINPQSRDDYEVLLKELLTLGKIPPNIAHLWSLNRFENRQIGQYLEFNSLLFLTQSLEKLKISDRLQIWVVSNQIQEVNGNETLDPEKATILGLCKVIPQEYPNIVCRNIDFVLNKRPNAFTEEGITGDDHSYIVDQIMSEVDALSPDLVVAYRDRYRWVQTFESVHLESAVGEKTLLRKEGVYLFPGGLESFGVVLAEYLAKTLRAKLIFIEDSVFPEKDEYSQWLKIHPQEDEVSRKIQKLLALKELGTEVLVVRTDTTNYEQMYQSLAPEKIGQIHGVIYSNGKIRENIFCSIPEIAQTELEKILEFQRQNITILEQVFENRKLDFWINFSSLSAILGGFGLALYSGVNQLTDTFTQKHNQNKKLHPQGDEVFGHGEWGMGNGEEVSNDQCPMPQATGRLSLFTHKRMEFPVALNKSLPWITINWDKLQLNTSQEQKTFKQISETELAITETESLEVFQRIFSLGEVTQFVVSTVDLKARYERTFKLNPLLNSKSSNQVDSSSAYFRHNLSNSYVAPTNKLEKQIAEVWQEVLGITQVGIYDNFYELGGDSLIATQLVSRLRAKFPVELPLRDLLVQAMIPAKQAEMVEQLLLEKIEELSEEEVEALLVND, encoded by the coding sequence ATGGATAAAATCGACGATTCCATCAAAGGTATAGCCATCATTGGTCTGGTTGGTCGTTTTCCAGGAGCCAAAAGTGTTAGTGAATTTTGGGATAATTTGTGTAATGGCAAGGAGTCCATTGCTTTTTTCAGTGATGAAGAATTAGAAGTTTCAGGCATAGATTCGGCATGGTTGCGCGATCCTAACTATGTCAAAGCTGCTGCTCGTTTGTCTGACATTGAGATGTTTGATGCTCCCTTCTTCGATTTATCACCAAGGGAAGCTGAAATCATGGACCCGCAACACCGTATTCTCCTAGAGTGTGCTTGGGAAGCGCTGGAAAATGCTGGTTATGACCCTAGAGCAGACAAAGAGTTGACTGGTTTTTACGTGGGAAGTAACCTGAGTATGTATATGCTAAACATAGTGAGTTCCAACCCTGATTTAGTTAAATCGATGGGTTCCTCAATTTTATTTAGCAATGGTCAGGACTATGCCGCAACCAGAGTTTCATATAAGTTGAATCTGAAAGGCCCAAGTCTCAATATCAGCACAGCTTGTTCTACTTCATTGGTGGCTGTTCATTCAGCCTGTCAAGGATTACTAAATTACGAGTGCGATTTGGCTTTGGCAGGTGGTATTTCAATACAGTCATTGGAAAATAAAGGTTATTTCTATCAAGAAGGGGGTATAACTTCTCCTGATGGTCACTGTCGCCCCTTTGATGCAAAAGCTCAGGGAACTATTTTTGGCGATGGCGTGGGTATTGTCGTACTCAAGAGATTAGAGGATGCTTTGGCGGATGGAAATAGCATTCATGCAGTGATTAAAGGTTCAGCGATCAATAACGACGGTGCGGCAAAGGTGGGTTACACGGCTCCTAGTGTAGATGGTCAAGCTAAAGTGATTGCCGAAGCTCAGGCGATCGCAGGAGTTACCCCCGAAACAATTAGCTACATTGAGACTCACGGAACTGGTACAGCCTTGGGAGATCCGATTGAAATTAGTGCCCTCAAGGAGGCGTTTGAAACTAGTACCAACCAAAAAGGTTTCTGTGCGATCGCATCCGTAAAGGCTAATGTCGGACACTTAAATATCGCTGCTGGTGTGACTGGTTTAATTAAAACGGTGATGGCGCTCAAGCACAAATTAATTCCTCCCAGCTTACACTTTGAACAACCGAATCCGAAAATAGACTTCGCCGACAGCCCCTTTTACGTGAATGATACGTTATCGGAGTGGAAAACTAACGGAATTCCTCGTCGCGCTGGGGTCAGTTCTTTCGGAGTTGGGGGTACTAATGCCCATGTCATCTTGGAAGAAGCCCCAACCCTCCAGCCTTCGGGAAAATCCCGCCCTTGGCAATTGCTGGTGTTGTCAGCTAAGACAACCACAGCTTTAGAAACTACAACAGCTAATCTAGTTGAGCATCTAAAGCAGCATTCTGATATTACTCTTGCTGATGTCGTACATACTCTACAAGTAGGTCGTCGGGCTTTTGACCATCGCTTGATGGTGGTTTGCCAAGACCTTGACGACGCGCTCAAAGCACTGACTACGCTAGATCCGCAACGAGTTTTTACCCACTACCAAAAGCCCTGTAACCGTCCAGTCGTGTTTATGTTTTCTGGACAGGGGACACAATACGTAAATATGGCGCGGGAACTCTATGAGGTTGAGCCGACATTTCGTGAACAAGTGGATATTTGCTCAGAAATTCTCAAACCACATTTAGGGCTTGATCTCCGCCATGTACTCTATCCTAGCGAAGACAAAATCGAAAAAGCTTCGCAGCAACTACAACAAACAGCAATTACCCAACCCGCACTGTTTGTCATCGAGTACGCCCTCGCTAAGTTATGGATGGAATGGGGAGTGCATCCAGAGGCGATGATTGGTCACAGCATTGGAGAATATGTCGCAGCTGCGATCGCAGGTGTGTTTTCTTTAGAAGATGCTTTAGCGATTGTGGCAACAAGGGGACAACTAATGCAACAGTTGCCCACAGGGAGTATGCTGGCGATTCCACTGCCACAAAAAGATGTGCAATCTATTTTAGACGTAAACGCGTTCTATACTAGGTCTTTACAGATAGCAGCTATTAATAGTCCGTCTTCGTGCGTTGTTTCTGGGACTGTTGAAGCGATCGCCACACTCCAAAACCAATTATCCTCTCAAGGGATTGAATGTCGGTTGTTGCACACATCTCATGCCTTTCATTCTGTGATGATGCAACCCATGTTGGAGGCATTTGTGCAAGCGATAAAAAAAATCAAACTTCAGCCGCCAGAAATTCCCTTCATTTCCAATGTTACTGGCAGTTGGATTACAGATGAGCAAGCCACAAATCCCAACTACTGGAGTCAGCATTTGCGGCAAACTGTGAGATTTTCGGATGGTATATCTCAGCTGTTGCAACAGTTTGAAGGTGTTTTTCTGGAGGTGGGGCCGGGACGAACCTTAAGTACATTTGCAACACAGCATCTCAAATCTGATGCAAAACAACAGGTGTTGACTTCCTTGCGTCATGCTAAGGAAGAACAATCGGATGTAGGCTTTTTGTTACAAACATTAGGTCGGGTATGGTTGGCTGGTGTAGAAATAGATTGGTCAGGATTTTATACTCATGAACTGCGTCATCGTCTCCCTTTACCTACTTATCCCTTTGAGCGACAAAGATATTGGATTGAGACTAAATCACCATCACTTTCTACAAGTAGTAACTCTGTAAATTTAGATAAGAAACAAGACATTGCTAACTGGTTTTATATACCTTCATGGAAACGTTCTTTACTACCTCCATCTCGCCCAGAATTAGAGAATGAACAATGGCTGTTATTTGTTGATGAATGTGGCGTAGGTTCCCAATTAGTTAACAAACTGGAACAGAATGGGAAAGATGTCATTGTGGTGAAGCTAGGACAACATTTTAGCAAACTTAGTGAGCGTATTTATGCGATTAATCCGCAAAGTCGAGATGACTATGAAGTATTGCTCAAAGAACTGCTTACACTTGGTAAAATTCCCCCAAATATTGCTCATTTATGGAGTTTAAATCGCTTTGAAAATCGTCAAATAGGTCAGTATTTAGAATTCAACAGTTTGCTGTTTTTAACCCAAAGTCTTGAAAAGCTAAAAATTAGCGATCGCCTACAAATATGGGTTGTATCAAACCAGATTCAAGAAGTTAATGGTAATGAAACTCTCGACCCAGAAAAGGCAACTATATTAGGCTTATGTAAGGTTATTCCTCAAGAGTATCCTAATATTGTTTGTCGAAATATAGATTTTGTTTTAAATAAACGCCCAAATGCCTTTACTGAAGAGGGAATAACAGGAGATGATCACAGTTATATCGTAGACCAAATTATGAGCGAGGTTGATGCTTTGTCGCCTGATTTGGTTGTTGCATATCGCGATCGTTACCGCTGGGTTCAAACATTTGAATCAGTACATTTAGAGTCAGCAGTTGGAGAAAAAACTCTGCTGAGAAAAGAAGGAGTTTACCTCTTTCCAGGCGGATTAGAAAGTTTTGGAGTTGTACTTGCAGAATATTTGGCAAAAACCCTAAGAGCAAAACTCATATTTATTGAAGATTCCGTTTTTCCAGAAAAAGATGAATATTCGCAATGGCTGAAAATTCATCCTCAAGAAGACGAAGTGAGTCGCAAAATCCAAAAACTCTTAGCATTAAAAGAATTAGGTACAGAAGTTTTGGTAGTCCGTACAGATACAACTAACTATGAACAAATGTACCAAAGCCTTGCACCTGAGAAGATTGGTCAAATTCATGGGGTTATCTATTCAAATGGAAAAATACGTGAAAATATATTTTGCTCGATTCCAGAAATTGCTCAGACAGAGCTAGAAAAAATACTTGAGTTTCAACGTCAGAATATTACCATATTAGAACAAGTTTTCGAGAATAGAAAGTTAGATTTTTGGATCAATTTTTCTTCTTTATCTGCCATTTTAGGAGGATTTGGGTTAGCTTTATACTCAGGAGTTAATCAGTTAACAGATACCTTTACTCAAAAACATAACCAAAATAAAAAACTCCACCCACAAGGGGATGAAGTTTTTGGGCATGGGGAATGGGGAATGGGGAATGGGGAAGAAGTTAGCAATGACCAATGCCCAATGCCCCAAGCGACGGGGCGACTATCCCTATTCACCCACAAGAGAATGGAGTTTCCCGTCGCTTTGAATAAATCTTTACCTTGGATCACCATAAATTGGGATAAATTACAACTGAATACCAGCCAAGAGCAAAAAACATTTAAACAGATATCTGAGACAGAATTAGCAATTACTGAAACAGAAAGTTTAGAAGTATTTCAACGGATATTCTCTTTAGGAGAAGTAACTCAGTTTGTTGTGTCCACAGTGGATCTTAAAGCTAGATACGAACGCACGTTTAAACTTAACCCTCTACTAAATTCAAAGTCTTCCAATCAAGTAGATTCATCCTCAGCTTACTTCAGACATAACCTGAGTAATTCCTATGTTGCTCCAACTAACAAGTTAGAAAAACAAATAGCCGAAGTTTGGCAAGAAGTTCTGGGGATTACACAAGTAGGTATTTACGATAACTTCTATGAGTTAGGGGGAGACTCTCTGATTGCAACTCAACTAGTTTCTCGATTGCGAGCCAAGTTTCCAGTGGAGTTACCACTGCGTGACCTTTTGGTGCAAGCAATGATACCAGCCAAGCAAGCAGAAATGGTTGAGCAACTTCTGTTGGAGAAAATTGAAGAATTATCGGAAGAAGAAGTAGAAGCTCTTTTGGTTAATGATTAA
- a CDS encoding type I polyketide synthase, translating into MTNDFNTLNFQDAIAIIGMAGRFPGGGNVDKFWHNIRDGLETISFFTDEELVSAGIDSTVLNDPNYVKAGTVIEDIESFDAAFFGFTPREAEITDIQHRLFLESVWEALENAGYNSENYAGQIGLFAGGNISSYLFSNLYPNQDLLKSTDSLQISIGNDKDHLPTQISYKLNFKGPSINVQTSCSTSLVAIHLACQSLANGESDIALAGGVSIQVPQKVGYQYQEGGINSPDGHCRSFDINAQGTVFGNGLGVVVLKRLEDAIADGDCIHALIKGSAINNDGSLKVGYTAPSVDGQREVILEALVLAGVEPETITYIEAHGTGTSLGDPIEIAALTQAFRASTNKKCFCAIGSVKTNIGHLNTAAGVSGLIKTVQALKHKQIPPSLHFEAPNPQIDFANSPFYVNTQLSEWKTNGIPRRAGVSSFGIGGTNAHVILEEAPVLEPSGTSRLCQLLLFSAKTSTALESITANVVAHLQQHPDITLPDVAYTLQVGRRAFEHRRIVVCHDIDDAVKVLTSQNPDRIFTNHHKPSHCPVVFMFSGLGAQYVNMARELYEVEPTFREQVDICSEILKPHLGLDLRHVLYPSQDKIEKASQQLQQTAITQPALFVIEYALAKLWMSWGVHPEAMIGHSIGEYVAAAIAGVFSLEDALAIVATRGQLMQQLPTERMLAISPSSGGFDCAIVEPILKAFVQAVKTVKLNPPRIRFISNVTGSWITNEEATNPSYWGQHLWQSVMFSDGISQLLQQIEGIFLEVGPGRNLSTLTKQLVLTSLRHAEEKQSDVSFLLQTLGRLWLAGVEIDWSGFYTHEQRHRLPLPTYPFERQRYWIEPQKQEIDRHPTPVLLGKKPDIADWFYIPFWKPSLPPTPLKPKALASQKSCVLVFLDECGLGTKLVKQLEQQKQDVITVKVGEIFTKLDDCEYTINPDRNHDYNTLIKELLTQQKIPTSIIHLWNVTPVIEKELEIEEVNKAQKTGFYSLLFLAQALGQEETSFAVKFTVISNNLQPVTGSEILCPEKATLLGPIKVISQEYSNISCHSIDVILPSPGSRQEEKLVEKLLTEFTVDNSEKVIAYRGLNRWVQSFEPVRFEQTQIGTPRLRQGGVYLITGGLGGIGLVMAKYLAQTVQAKLLLIGRSALPKRDDWEQWLATHNETDSISRKIIKVQELEELGAEVLVVSADVSNTEQMQAAIAQAQLRFGQLNGVIHAAGILKDKSFAAIENITQIDCEQQFQPKVYGLLVLNKVLQDKELDFCLLLSSLSSVLGGLGYVAYSAANIFMDAFVHQHNQKHLVSWSSINWDSWQLEKESKQSASVGTSLTEFGFSPKEGIEAFQRILNCSEFNHLVVSTGELQARIDQWIKLESFQQQASEQQTNSLVLHPRPDLQNPYIPLTNEIEQTIANIWQEILGIKDIGLYDNFFELGGDSLLIIQVHHQLVKTLNKNLSIADLFKYSTISALTKYLSEKKVKTAKVQQVNERASKKELAIQEKRQLMQQRRKADG; encoded by the coding sequence ATGACAAATGATTTTAATACCTTAAATTTTCAAGATGCAATAGCCATAATTGGTATGGCAGGACGTTTTCCTGGGGGGGGAAACGTCGATAAGTTTTGGCATAATATACGAGATGGGTTGGAGACTATTTCTTTTTTTACTGATGAAGAACTGGTGTCTGCTGGAATAGACTCTACAGTTTTAAATGACCCCAATTATGTCAAAGCAGGCACTGTCATAGAAGACATAGAATCATTTGATGCGGCATTTTTTGGCTTTACTCCCAGAGAAGCAGAAATTACAGACATACAACACCGTCTTTTTCTAGAGTCTGTTTGGGAAGCTTTAGAAAATGCTGGCTATAATTCAGAAAATTATGCTGGTCAAATTGGTCTTTTCGCTGGTGGAAATATCAGTAGCTATCTATTCTCAAACCTCTATCCAAACCAGGATTTGCTCAAATCTACAGACAGTTTGCAAATTTCTATTGGAAATGATAAAGACCATCTACCTACACAAATCTCTTACAAATTAAACTTTAAAGGGCCAAGTATCAATGTTCAAACTAGCTGTTCTACGTCATTAGTTGCTATTCACTTAGCTTGTCAAAGTTTGGCGAATGGCGAAAGTGATATTGCTCTGGCTGGTGGCGTTTCAATACAAGTGCCACAAAAAGTTGGCTACCAATATCAAGAAGGAGGAATCAATTCTCCTGATGGACATTGCCGCTCCTTTGATATTAATGCTCAAGGAACTGTTTTCGGTAATGGTTTAGGTGTTGTGGTGTTGAAGCGACTAGAGGATGCGATCGCAGATGGTGATTGTATTCATGCACTAATCAAAGGTTCGGCTATCAATAATGACGGCTCTTTAAAAGTTGGTTATACGGCTCCTAGCGTCGATGGTCAAAGGGAGGTAATTTTAGAGGCGCTTGTTTTAGCTGGAGTTGAACCTGAAACTATCACTTATATTGAGGCACACGGAACCGGAACTTCTTTAGGAGATCCGATTGAAATTGCCGCTCTCACACAGGCATTTCGTGCCAGTACAAACAAAAAATGCTTCTGTGCCATTGGTTCAGTTAAAACTAATATCGGACATTTAAATACAGCAGCAGGTGTGAGTGGCTTAATTAAAACTGTCCAAGCCTTAAAACATAAACAAATCCCGCCCAGTTTGCACTTTGAAGCGCCCAATCCTCAAATAGATTTTGCCAACAGTCCTTTTTACGTCAATACTCAATTATCTGAGTGGAAAACCAACGGGATTCCTCGCCGCGCTGGAGTGAGTTCTTTCGGTATTGGTGGGACAAATGCTCATGTCATCCTGGAAGAAGCTCCAGTTCTTGAACCATCTGGAACTTCTCGCCTCTGCCAATTGTTGCTGTTTTCCGCCAAAACCAGCACAGCTTTAGAAAGTATTACAGCTAATGTAGTTGCTCACCTCCAGCAACATCCCGATATTACCCTACCTGATGTGGCTTACACCCTACAAGTGGGTCGTCGGGCTTTTGAACATCGCCGCATAGTGGTTTGCCATGATATAGATGATGCGGTGAAAGTGCTGACCTCCCAAAACCCAGATCGGATTTTTACTAACCACCACAAGCCAAGTCACTGTCCAGTTGTATTCATGTTTTCTGGATTGGGGGCACAGTACGTAAATATGGCGCGAGAACTCTATGAGGTTGAGCCGACATTTCGCGAACAAGTGGATATTTGCTCAGAAATTCTCAAACCACATTTAGGGCTTGATCTCCGCCATGTACTCTATCCTAGCCAAGACAAAATCGAAAAAGCTTCGCAGCAACTACAACAAACAGCAATTACCCAACCCGCACTGTTTGTCATTGAGTACGCCCTCGCTAAGTTGTGGATGTCATGGGGAGTGCATCCAGAGGCGATGATTGGTCACAGCATTGGGGAATATGTAGCAGCTGCGATCGCAGGTGTGTTCTCTTTAGAAGATGCTTTAGCGATTGTGGCAACAAGGGGACAACTAATGCAACAGTTGCCCACAGAGAGGATGCTGGCGATTTCACCTTCATCTGGTGGCTTTGATTGTGCGATCGTAGAACCCATCTTGAAGGCGTTTGTCCAGGCTGTGAAAACAGTGAAACTCAACCCGCCACGAATTCGCTTTATTTCTAATGTCACTGGCAGTTGGATTACAAACGAGGAAGCGACAAATCCCAGTTATTGGGGTCAGCATTTGTGGCAATCTGTGATGTTTTCAGATGGGATATCTCAACTGTTACAACAGATTGAAGGAATTTTCTTAGAAGTTGGGCCAGGACGAAACTTAAGCACATTAACAAAACAGCTAGTGCTGACTTCATTACGCCATGCCGAGGAAAAACAATCAGATGTTAGCTTCTTATTGCAGACATTAGGTCGGTTGTGGTTGGCTGGAGTAGAAATAGATTGGTCAGGTTTTTATACTCATGAACAGCGTCATCGTCTGCCTTTGCCGACATATCCCTTTGAACGACAAAGATACTGGATTGAACCCCAGAAACAAGAAATTGATCGCCATCCTACTCCAGTATTACTGGGCAAAAAACCTGATATAGCCGACTGGTTTTACATTCCGTTTTGGAAACCATCTTTACCCCCAACACCGCTCAAACCTAAAGCATTAGCATCTCAAAAATCGTGTGTTTTGGTATTTCTTGATGAATGTGGCTTGGGTACTAAACTGGTAAAACAACTGGAACAACAAAAACAAGATGTTATTACCGTAAAAGTGGGGGAAATTTTCACAAAATTAGACGATTGTGAGTATACCATCAATCCCGATCGCAATCACGATTATAATACCTTAATCAAAGAACTTTTAACACAACAAAAAATACCAACAAGCATTATTCATTTGTGGAATGTCACGCCTGTCATTGAGAAAGAATTAGAAATTGAAGAAGTTAATAAAGCTCAAAAAACAGGATTTTACAGTCTGTTATTTCTTGCCCAAGCTTTGGGACAAGAGGAAACATCTTTTGCAGTAAAATTTACAGTTATTTCTAACAACCTCCAGCCAGTTACAGGAAGTGAAATACTATGTCCAGAAAAAGCAACTTTACTTGGCCCTATTAAAGTCATATCCCAAGAATACTCAAATATAAGCTGTCATAGTATTGATGTGATTCTTCCCTCACCAGGAAGTCGCCAAGAAGAAAAACTTGTAGAAAAATTGCTGACAGAATTTACAGTTGATAATTCTGAGAAAGTAATTGCCTATCGAGGTCTAAATCGCTGGGTGCAAAGTTTTGAGCCAGTACGCTTTGAGCAAACTCAGATCGGAACACCGCGATTAAGACAAGGTGGAGTCTATCTGATTACAGGTGGACTTGGAGGTATTGGACTGGTGATGGCAAAATACTTAGCTCAAACTGTACAAGCAAAACTGCTGTTAATTGGTCGTTCAGCTTTGCCTAAGCGAGATGATTGGGAACAGTGGTTAGCAACTCACAATGAGACTGATAGTATTAGTCGCAAGATTATCAAAGTGCAAGAACTCGAAGAGTTGGGTGCAGAAGTTTTAGTGGTGAGCGCTGATGTAAGCAACACAGAACAAATGCAAGCAGCGATCGCTCAAGCTCAGTTAAGGTTTGGTCAGCTAAATGGTGTTATTCACGCCGCTGGAATTCTCAAAGACAAGTCTTTTGCAGCTATTGAAAATATCACTCAAATAGATTGTGAACAGCAATTTCAGCCAAAAGTATACGGACTCTTAGTATTAAACAAGGTTTTGCAAGATAAAGAGCTTGATTTTTGTTTATTACTATCTTCCTTATCATCTGTTTTAGGAGGATTAGGATATGTTGCTTACTCGGCAGCGAATATCTTTATGGATGCTTTTGTACACCAACATAATCAGAAGCATCTCGTCTCATGGAGCAGCATAAACTGGGATAGTTGGCAACTGGAAAAAGAAAGTAAGCAGAGTGCATCTGTGGGTACAAGCCTAACCGAATTTGGGTTTAGTCCCAAAGAAGGTATAGAAGCTTTTCAAAGAATTTTAAACTGTAGTGAATTCAATCATCTAGTTGTTTCAACTGGAGAGCTACAAGCTAGGATTGACCAATGGATTAAGCTTGAATCTTTTCAACAGCAAGCATCTGAGCAACAAACAAATTCATTAGTGCTCCATCCCAGACCAGATTTACAAAACCCATATATTCCTCTCACAAATGAGATTGAGCAAACAATTGCTAACATTTGGCAAGAAATTTTAGGGATAAAAGATATTGGTCTTTATGATAACTTTTTTGAATTAGGAGGAGATTCACTATTAATCATTCAGGTTCATCATCAACTTGTAAAAACGCTGAACAAAAACCTTTCAATTGCTGATTTATTTAAATATTCAACCATCAGTGCGCTGACAAAATATCTCAGTGAGAAAAAAGTTAAAACCGCAAAAGTTCAACAAGTTAACGAACGTGCCAGCAAAAAAGAATTGGCTATACAAGAAAAAAGACAATTAATGCAACAAAGGAGGAAGGCAGATGGATAA
- the panP gene encoding pyridoxal-dependent aspartate 1-decarboxylase PanP: MTLSKQEMSNQNNLLLTEPTLHYGIDKKVMQLFEASSKSSSIEGKMDMQVATLVDDFLGEINANTDIKLDCLVEKFSNSKAPVDPSTFESYFNYLANNVVAHSIHTSSPRFIGHMTSALPSFVGPLAKLMTAMNQNAVKIETAKALSFYEREALAMMHRLIYNFSDNFYTQYIQNSQSTLGILVSGGTVANITALWCARNASLGAKYGFSGVEKEGLAAALDFYGYKGAVIIGSDLMHYSFDKAADFLGIGTHSLIRVSTDCNNRVNIKELRQTVADCRAKKLHIIAIVGIAGTTDSGGVDSLKDIAEIAQDANVHFHVDAAWGGPLIFSEQHRHKLAGIEQADSVTIDGHKQLYLPMGIGMVFLRDPHLAKAIEKQASYTMREGSFDLGKRALEGSRPGMALFLHAGLNLIGLKGYEFLIDEGIRKTQYMADRIRAMPEFELLAEPDINLLIYRYIPESLRGLSSRNQLSETDNQLIDQLNERLQKNQRQAGRTFISRTTKKTTCFGTEISILALRAVIANPLTTEDDIDAVLNDQIHIAREWGMGNRE; encoded by the coding sequence ATGACATTGAGTAAACAAGAAATGTCTAATCAAAATAACTTGCTGCTGACAGAACCAACATTGCATTATGGGATAGATAAAAAAGTAATGCAACTCTTTGAAGCATCAAGTAAATCATCCTCAATAGAGGGAAAGATGGATATGCAGGTTGCTACTTTAGTAGATGATTTCTTAGGCGAGATCAATGCTAATACTGATATTAAGCTTGATTGTTTAGTGGAAAAATTCAGTAATAGTAAAGCCCCTGTTGATCCTTCAACTTTTGAAAGCTATTTCAATTACTTAGCTAACAATGTTGTCGCCCATTCAATACATACATCTTCCCCACGATTTATCGGTCACATGACCTCGGCGCTCCCTAGTTTTGTGGGGCCTCTAGCGAAACTGATGACGGCGATGAATCAAAACGCTGTTAAGATAGAAACCGCTAAAGCCCTAAGCTTCTATGAACGTGAAGCTTTGGCAATGATGCATCGACTGATTTACAACTTTTCTGATAATTTCTATACACAGTATATTCAAAATAGTCAAAGTACATTAGGAATCTTAGTTTCGGGAGGAACAGTAGCAAATATCACAGCCCTCTGGTGTGCCCGTAACGCTTCCTTGGGAGCAAAATATGGCTTTTCTGGTGTAGAAAAAGAAGGTTTAGCCGCAGCCTTAGATTTCTATGGCTACAAAGGAGCGGTGATTATTGGCTCAGATTTAATGCATTACTCTTTTGATAAAGCTGCGGACTTTTTAGGTATTGGTACGCATAGTTTAATTAGAGTATCTACTGACTGTAACAATCGAGTTAATATAAAGGAACTGCGCCAAACTGTTGCCGATTGTCGTGCAAAGAAACTACATATTATTGCGATCGTAGGCATTGCTGGGACAACAGACTCCGGTGGGGTTGATTCCCTTAAGGACATCGCAGAGATTGCACAAGATGCTAATGTTCACTTTCATGTAGATGCTGCATGGGGCGGGCCACTCATTTTTTCTGAACAACATCGCCATAAACTTGCTGGTATTGAACAGGCTGATTCAGTAACTATTGATGGACATAAACAACTTTATCTACCAATGGGAATTGGTATGGTTTTTCTACGCGATCCGCATTTAGCGAAAGCGATCGAAAAACAGGCTAGCTACACCATGCGGGAAGGATCATTCGATTTAGGTAAACGTGCCCTAGAAGGTTCTCGACCTGGTATGGCTTTATTTTTACATGCTGGACTAAATCTAATCGGACTTAAGGGATATGAATTTTTGATTGATGAAGGAATTCGGAAAACTCAATATATGGCAGATCGTATCCGTGCTATGCCAGAGTTTGAGTTACTAGCAGAACCGGATATAAATCTTCTAATCTATCGCTACATTCCGGAGTCATTGAGAGGGCTTAGTAGCAGAAATCAGTTGAGTGAAACTGACAATCAACTAATCGATCAATTGAATGAGCGTCTTCAGAAAAACCAGCGGCAAGCTGGTCGTACTTTTATCTCACGGACGACGAAAAAAACTACTTGCTTTGGCACAGAAATTTCTATTTTGGCCCTGCGTGCGGTGATTGCTAATCCCTTAACTACTGAAGATGATATCGACGCCGTTTTAAACGATCAGATTCACATTGCTAGGGAATGGGGAATGGGGAATAGGGAATAG